The following are encoded together in the Xanthobacter autotrophicus Py2 genome:
- a CDS encoding hypothetical protein (KEGG: bvi:Bcep1808_4556 putative bacteriophage protein), whose translation MDTRSRYEDLREAIETTVENRLVELRTAEHATVVSWDPVKQTMVAQPTNKALIRKPDGTKEWVQMPQIPDVKIHYPSGNGITVTHPLKEGDEVLLIMASRSPDVWQQSGGDQQIIDTRLHDLSNAFCIPGFKSDAKALENVSPDSTQIRSDDGQTVIDIKGGSVALKAQNTEVQVTNDAATMKKGDMKIIVSSSRVDLGGTGGQAVMTEGGPSTKVFAVI comes from the coding sequence ATGGATACCAGATCACGGTACGAGGACCTTCGCGAGGCTATTGAGACAACAGTTGAAAACCGCCTTGTTGAGCTGCGTACAGCAGAACATGCGACGGTCGTCTCGTGGGACCCCGTAAAACAGACGATGGTCGCCCAGCCCACCAATAAGGCGCTCATTCGGAAGCCAGATGGGACCAAGGAATGGGTGCAGATGCCCCAGATTCCGGACGTGAAGATACATTATCCATCGGGCAACGGCATTACCGTCACGCACCCTCTCAAGGAGGGAGACGAGGTTCTTCTTATTATGGCGTCCCGCTCTCCGGATGTCTGGCAGCAGAGCGGCGGCGACCAGCAGATCATCGATACCCGGCTTCATGACCTATCCAACGCCTTCTGCATCCCGGGGTTCAAGTCGGACGCCAAGGCTCTGGAAAATGTCTCGCCGGACTCCACCCAGATCCGTTCCGACGACGGGCAGACGGTAATCGACATTAAGGGTGGGTCGGTCGCTCTAAAGGCGCAGAATACTGAAGTTCAGGTTACGAACGACGCCGCGACCATGAAGAAGGGCGATATGAAGATCATCGTCTCCTCCTCCCGCGTCGATCTTGGGGGCACTGGAGGTCAGGCCGTCATGACTGAGGGCGGCCCGTCCACCAAAGTGTTCGCGGTGATCTGA
- a CDS encoding putative bacteriophage protein (KEGG: reu:Reut_A2410 putative bacteriophage protein) codes for MAITCTIDATGITAPSLDDVRTWLVGQYQSIYGSDVYLEPDSQDGQWIGILATALHDANSMCVSTYNAFSPATAQGEGLSRMVKINGLSRHVASKSQVDLLLGGTAGTTIAGGYATDDTGNKWMLPDSVVIGMAGQITVTATAADAGAVTATAGSVTTIGTPTRGWQTVTNLLAAVEGDPIETDLELRQRQAVSTEIPSQTIFEGLVGAVAAVAGVTRYGGVDNDTDATDENGIPGHSFSLVIEGGDAATIAQTIYTKKGPGAGTWGTTSEVVVDSYGVPHTIKFMRPTNIPVVVALTLKALTGYTSNIGAKIKTAVAEYINDLAIGDEVYLTRLFVPANLSGSADSVTFDITGLLIARGTDSPGSANLTFAYHEAPACSVDDITITVI; via the coding sequence ATGGCGATTACATGCACCATCGACGCGACTGGCATTACGGCTCCCTCTCTGGACGATGTCCGGACGTGGCTCGTTGGGCAGTACCAGTCGATCTATGGGTCAGATGTTTATCTTGAGCCCGACAGCCAAGACGGTCAGTGGATCGGCATTCTAGCAACGGCACTTCATGACGCCAACTCCATGTGCGTCTCGACCTACAACGCGTTCTCCCCTGCTACGGCACAGGGGGAGGGCCTGTCCCGAATGGTGAAGATCAACGGGCTTTCCCGGCATGTCGCATCTAAGTCCCAGGTTGACCTCCTTCTCGGCGGCACGGCGGGGACGACCATCGCCGGGGGCTACGCCACGGATGATACCGGCAACAAGTGGATGCTGCCGGATAGCGTCGTCATTGGAATGGCAGGGCAGATCACAGTAACCGCAACCGCAGCCGATGCCGGCGCGGTCACTGCAACTGCTGGCTCGGTTACGACCATAGGAACCCCGACGCGGGGCTGGCAGACGGTCACGAACCTTCTTGCTGCGGTTGAGGGCGACCCAATCGAGACGGATCTGGAACTGCGCCAGCGGCAGGCGGTCTCGACTGAGATCCCGTCGCAGACGATCTTTGAAGGACTTGTCGGCGCCGTGGCGGCTGTGGCTGGGGTGACCCGCTATGGCGGTGTGGACAACGACACGGACGCCACGGACGAAAACGGCATTCCGGGGCATTCGTTCTCTCTTGTGATCGAGGGCGGGGATGCGGCGACCATCGCTCAGACGATCTACACCAAGAAGGGGCCGGGGGCTGGGACGTGGGGCACGACTTCTGAAGTTGTAGTGGACAGCTATGGCGTACCGCACACCATCAAGTTCATGCGCCCGACAAACATCCCGGTTGTCGTCGCACTTACGCTCAAGGCTCTCACTGGATACACATCGAACATTGGGGCCAAGATCAAGACGGCCGTGGCCGAATATATCAATGATCTGGCGATTGGTGATGAGGTTTACCTCACCCGCCTCTTCGTTCCGGCAAACCTGTCTGGAAGTGCCGATAGTGTGACCTTCGATATCACCGGCCTCCTCATCGCACGGGGCACGGACAGTCCCGGCTCGGCTAATCTGACGTTCGCCTATCATGAGGCCCCGGCCTGTTCCGTCGATGACATCACAATCACGGTGATCTGA
- a CDS encoding putative bacteriophage protein (KEGG: bvi:Bcep1808_4559 putative bacteriophage protein), with protein MADAPFTVDDYVGLITSEHRGKARFTATVRATVQPAADTQAFLDDLPGAFDLDSAIGVQLDAVGAWVGISRLISIPLITVWFSWGIVGRGWGEGIWKGPYDPETGIYALDDDTYRKLIRLKILVNNWDGLTGSAASAFEDFYASDGSYPFILDNEDMSMTACISGARPPAIMFAIFAGRYVEFKPASVRILNVVPSVPNTPAFGFGVDNEYIAGWGTGSWVRDAEEAMIEELSV; from the coding sequence ATGGCCGATGCTCCCTTCACCGTAGACGACTATGTCGGCCTTATCACCTCGGAGCACCGAGGGAAGGCGCGGTTCACAGCTACGGTTCGTGCGACCGTGCAGCCGGCGGCGGACACGCAGGCGTTTCTTGATGACCTGCCCGGCGCCTTCGATCTGGATAGCGCGATTGGCGTCCAGCTTGATGCGGTGGGAGCATGGGTCGGCATCTCCCGGCTCATCTCCATTCCCCTCATCACGGTCTGGTTCTCATGGGGTATCGTCGGGCGGGGATGGGGTGAAGGCATCTGGAAAGGACCTTACGACCCCGAGACCGGCATCTATGCCCTTGATGACGACACGTACCGCAAGCTCATCCGCCTCAAGATCCTGGTGAACAACTGGGATGGATTGACGGGCTCTGCGGCCAGCGCGTTTGAAGACTTCTATGCCTCGGACGGCAGCTATCCGTTCATCCTCGATAATGAGGACATGAGCATGACGGCCTGCATCTCTGGTGCCCGCCCTCCTGCGATCATGTTCGCCATTTTTGCCGGGCGTTACGTTGAGTTCAAGCCGGCGTCTGTCCGCATCCTGAATGTCGTCCCGTCTGTCCCAAATACGCCAGCATTCGGGTTCGGCGTTGACAACGAATACATCGCGGGATGGGGAACGGGCTCTTGGGTCCGCGACGCTGAAGAAGCGATGATCGAAGAGCTTTCAGTCTAA
- a CDS encoding hypothetical protein (KEGG: reu:Reut_A2409 hypothetical protein) yields MRYRKLDVNGDMMFGRGQADFYRDVPEAPAQAVKTRLFLRLGEWFLDTSDGTPWNTEILGAHTQNTRDAALRERIEGTTGVSSLDAYSSSYNSDTRSLSVSATITTSYGVSTLYYTNGQTKTSDQLAQEAETATDVIDAVYGQLDFSNPFQSGWL; encoded by the coding sequence ATGCGTTACCGGAAACTTGACGTAAACGGCGACATGATGTTTGGCCGGGGGCAGGCTGATTTCTATCGAGATGTCCCCGAAGCCCCTGCGCAGGCCGTGAAGACCCGCCTTTTCCTCCGCCTAGGGGAGTGGTTTCTGGACACGTCAGACGGCACCCCGTGGAATACTGAAATCCTCGGGGCGCACACGCAGAACACCCGTGACGCGGCGCTGAGGGAGCGGATCGAGGGCACCACTGGCGTCTCTTCGCTTGATGCCTACTCGTCGTCCTACAATTCCGACACGCGATCCCTATCCGTGTCAGCGACGATTACCACGTCCTACGGCGTGTCCACGCTCTATTACACCAATGGCCAGACCAAGACCTCTGACCAGTTGGCTCAGGAAGCCGAAACCGCGACCGACGTGATTGACGCGGTCTATGGGCAACTCGACTTCTCCAACCCCTTCCAGTCCGGGTGGCTCTGA